The Tripterygium wilfordii isolate XIE 37 chromosome 18, ASM1340144v1, whole genome shotgun sequence nucleotide sequence GTCAGATTATAATTTAGAACCTGAGTAAGCATTTGTGCGTGACAAAGTATTAAAACTGCTTGATATAGAAGGGCATTGAACAAAACCATCCACTCTTTATGCTGCCCAAGGATTTCAGAACAATGCATTTCAAAAGCAATTCATTGATTCATTTTATATTCCCATCATATTTTGGGTGTATCCAGCAACAATACTACCAAATTATCAAAGACGATCTCAAGGAGTAAATAAGCAATAACCTTGAATTGtagtaaaaatgaaaaaaaataaaatacaaaagagACTGGAAGCATTCCAATATTCATATTTCCGGAGCCTGTCAAGAAGGAATAATTGTCATCGGTAAACCATCAGGATTATGCTATCTGTACCTATTAAGAAGCTGGCGCTTTGCTGGATCAGAGAACACAATTTGGCCCAGTTTTGGCCTATCTATTTCTCCATTAGGAAGTAGAACGTCCTCCCCAAAAGCTTCAACAACCTTTTTCCATCCACCAGTGCCTTTCTTCAGCACATCCTGTGAAAAGGCCGAATACATTGCAAAATAAATTCCAGCAGAATTGCTGAGCAACATAAAACTATGGCCATAATGAACATGCATTAGCAGCGGATATCAAATGTTAATTACATTAAAGACAATTTGGGCGCACGGACAAGACACTGCCACAAATTAGGGTTGGACGAAAGATGAAACTGTAGATCATGACCCCTGAAGCTATGATCAGATTTAAGCTAATTTGAAATAACATCGAAACTCAATGAACTGAAAACTATCTGATCAGAATCAAACACCAAAATTAAGGTTTAAGGTTTCTGATTATTTAAAGACGAATCAATTGGGATTCGATAACTTCAACAACAGTAGCAGTGATTACATACAAAAAGTAAAATTGGAGTAAGAAGAAGCCATACACGAGCAACGACATCAGCATCGACAACGGGGATGCCATGCGCCTTGAAGAGATTGGAGACCGTACTCTTCCCCGACGAGATTCCTCCTGTTAGCCCTACAATTCTCATTTTCTCCACCCCGGACCAAGTACTGCGTCTCCGTATGGCTTCGCACTTCAATGCTTCCAATTCCAAGTGCCTTCGGTACATACTACTGAATGAGTATAGATCTTTTGCCATGTAGCCAACCAAAAGCAAGCGCATCTAGTGTAGTGGTATCATAGTACCCTCCCACGGTACTGACCGGGGTTCGATTCCCCGGATGCGCAGTTCtgcattttcattctttttcaatGCGCTGTTGAATGTCTACACATCAGCAGCCTTATGCGAATGTGTCAGCAAGTGTTCGACGAAATGCCCCTGAGGGATGTTTTTGTGGTGGACCATTTTGATTATGGGATTCGGACGTTCTGGGAACTATGGTGATGCTTTGATTGCATTCGAGCAGATGAAATATGCAGGAATAGAGAGGCTAATCATGCGACTATGGTGAATAGCGCATGTTGAGAACAGAGTCCCATGGATTTTCCTGGCTGCCATCTCCGTTGTACTTAGAAGAAAATTACAGATCAACAACCATATGATGTTAGAAGAAATCTTGTTAAGTTGCAATATACATAAGATTTCATTACGACATTTCTTCGAACACTTTGCGAGAAAATGAATTATAGCCACACTTTATACCCGATATGACTTTCTTACAACGATCCATAGCAAAACCTCCATTAGTACATTCATTTTCAATATATAAAGTATCtggaattctcttatgtggactTAAAGTAATGACCTAAAATGCAAACAACATTTTAACGATGTGAATAAGTAAAATGACAAATGATTACCATTGTTTTGAGTCCTACATATTCCAAATTAACAATGAAAATATAAGTGCATATTTTGAGTTCTTATTTTAAGTCCGTTATCATAGAGTTATAAGTAAGCAAGTTTTTATTTAacaatttattatattaaaatcGGTTCGAACCCGATTCAACATAGGTTGGACCATTCATAAACTGATAAATTTTTTAGTTCGATGATCTGTCCGATTTTTACAACCTTACATAAAAGTAAACATGGGCAAATAGCCAAAATACAACAATACATTAAGACGGATTAGGCTTGGTTGGTTTTCATTGCAAGGACCTTAGCCCAAGCAGGCCTGGCCCTGATATCCTTAACCCAAGCACTAACCCGAGGCCTTGAATCAAACAAAGTCTTGACCTTTGTAGCCATCAAGTACTCAATGTTGGGGAGATGGTGCATATCAACCAAGGTGAACCAGTCACAGGCCATGTACTTAGACTGACCCAATCTTGACTCGTAAACGTCAAGAACCTTAGCCAGCTTGGCTGTGTTTCCTTCCACTGCtgcttcatctattggcatgcCAAGCATTGGCTTTATGCATAGTTCAAAAACAAGCTTCGACGACGGGGATTCGAACTGCTGCTCCTCCACCTCCATCCACTGCATTAACATCGGCAACAGCTCGCCATGGCATGACAATGGGTTTCCCTTGGTCGCGTATACATGCGCGAGGTGTTTGGTGATTGCCCTTGATTCTGCGTACAGCAAATACCCAATAATAAGAAGTCTACCATAAAGAGCTCTTAGtgataaaaatctcacatcaaatCGGTTTGGTATAACCCAAATTAACATATGAGTGTGTGGagtgtcaagactaaaaatTAAGTCTCACGTCGATCTGACATAACTCAATCGAGTGGTTTATACACAAAGTTTCACTCCCTCTACAATCAAAACCTTTTTTTGGGTTAACTACTATAGGCGATGGCTCAGAAGAATAAAGTTGTGCGGGCGGATTCAAGTTTGAAGTtgacaatattaatttatagtaATTGGGGTGGATTTTCTAACAAGATCGGATGAACATTCTTACCAAAGAGCTTCAAATCTCCTTGCTCAAAGGCCGGAAGTTGACCAAATGGCTGCATCATTAATTTAGAACAAATTAAGGAACCAAAGAAGAATAAgagcaatatatatatgcatgtatgtttttaatcaattttgaatttactacTTACATTGAGAGAAAGGTAAGGTTCCTTCTTGTGTTCTCCTTTTGCCATGTCAACATTAACAAATTGGAAGTCATGAACCTCCTTCTCATAGAGACAAGCAAGAACTCTAAAGGTGGCTGTTGAGATCATACTTCCATGGATTTTCATGTCTGCCATGGCTGCTGATCACTAAGAATAAGCAGGAAATTGAAGACAAAAGAAGAATATGATGATGTTAGAGGCTCTGTCCAGGCAATTATTTATAGAGAACcagctttttctttttctaagatGCTGCATTTAGAGATGGGTTTGAGTCAAATGAAGAttgaatttttaatttgtttggtgGGGTCTTCACTGACATGTGCACTCTTGTCACAACTTCACCAACTTTTGAATACCACTGACAAATTCAATGTTATCAACTATTGAGTATGGACTAACAATCAAttaagtattttttaattatcgCGTATCACTTTTTTATCATCGCGAACCAcacatacaaatttatcatttgaacatttgatatggACCTAAACTTGGGTCATCAGACTCACTcacacagaagtttctcacatgacgaaatgataaataaagataCTCAACAAACTTATTACATCGTCATGTGAAAAATTTCGATGCGTGTGAATTCGACTGctcgagtttagacccatatcaaatatttgaaagatAAACTCGTATGATTTCGTTGTCAgtttaaaagaaataaaatattgagAGTTACtcgtcaaacaaaaaaaattttaattttttgattatCTTTATAGATAAGCAAAGATTTTAATAATTTTGAAAGGACAATATAGAGGTGTGAGAGATCAATAATCCAAAAGAATGTCTAAACATTTTGCAGATCACCTAACCCACAAAACCCCTTCCATGAATGAACACGTATGTGATAAAGTATTTCATAATGTCGCACCTAAAAAACCTACTCCcgaattatattgtttttaaaaataaattcatcactaaattagaaaataaataaataaaaataaattcaacgctaaataaattgaataatgagtaaaaaaatgacaacatttaattttcttctctgATTTCTGTCACCGTATATTTCCTCGTCAAATTTTAACAGCtctgaccatatatatatatatatatagagagagagagagagagagagagagagagagggagagagggagagagggagggagggagggatcTCAAAGATCAAAATCTTTCTTAGTGCTGACTTTAGTGACTAAGAAGCAGAGCAGAATATAGATAATAACAGTTTTAAGCATGGATAGatgcttgaaagttgaaacagagACTAAAATGGCCATTTTGTGACTAGGGCtgtcaaaaaaaaactatatcaaaCCAAGCCGACCGTCAAAACAACCTTTGGATCGAAACAACCTTTTGATCGattattgtcaaatatatgtTGGTGAAGACCGatccaaaaaccaaaaaaactgACCAAATCGTCAATAACTgatcgattaaatttatgttaaaaaccGAACGTGGACACCCCTAATTCTATCCCTTTTGTCCTCTGAGACAGAGATTCGAACCCCAACCCCTActcccaacaaagaaaaaagaagcagcacATTCAGCATTCACCATTCACCATCCTGTCCTTTGATTAGTTGGCCCTTGCTAGCATGCAGGGAATTTGGCAATTTGCACCGGTGCCCATTCTGCCTTTTTCAGAGGAATATTTCGTAGGAACAGCCAACAGTCGGGTAATATTTCAGAGGAACAGCATCCATCCAGTAAGTGCAATAGCCCTCCTCTACTCATGGGGTTATCATACTCTTCTGCAAAATCATATTCCGGCCATTTCTAGTCCGGAAAGTAAACAGCTGTTACAGGTCTAACAATGGTTGCATGTGCATCTATATGTAACTTTTAATTAGTTGAACTTTACAAGATCATCCGTTACATACAATCTATATATACAGCACCTCTTTATGCAACTTGGATAAGGTTAACATAAGCGAACAGAAGGTGAAAGAATAGTACATGATGTTCATATGTATCGTCATAGAAAATAAATCCTTTCAGAAGGCTGCTTCTGGTTTCAGAAAGTTGTGATACTCCAACTGAGTCATTTCCCCTCCGTTCACTGGGTCAAATTGGCAGCGATAGAAACTGCAAAAATATTCAATCTCACTTCAGCAATCTAattctaaaatttttttaagCCTTTACCCAAAAGACAGAAAGATAATCGTGACAAGAGATACTACAAGAAATTAGACATCAAGGGCACGCAGAACCGACTAAAAAAAGGAGAAATACAAGATGCCAGAACAGAATTGCAACCCCCATAGGctatttcttgaaataaatcaTTTAAGTCAAAACAAGGTACCCTGGTTGGAAATTTCCTAGAAGCTGAATCACTTGCTTCTGAAGTTCCCTCAATTACACAGATCATAAAATGAACACAATTTCAATTTTCGGACCATTTAGAATCATATCAAAATATTGTTGTAAAATGTGAACTAGGTGGAATTCTTGCTGATTACTCCACAAATTCCGCAATTCGTTCATTTCAGTTGTCTCAAAAACGCCATATAACTCATAAGGTTGTTTCATCtaatgcttctaaaaatttcaTATTGAACAATAAGATGGCAAATTTTTGACAATAAGAAGACAAAGCTCAATTTGAACATCCTAACTTTTGTTTCTTACCTTCCATCCATTCCTAGAATTACCACTGTATTCTTCTGATGACCAAAAGCAACCATATACTGCGAACCTTCAAGCAAGCGGAATTGAGCCACAGACCACTCAGAGTTGAAATACTTGGGCAAAACTCCTGCAATAGGGAATTTAATTTAGATCTGAATGTGAAGGAGGCCAAACTTACTTTCATTATACCAATAGAAGATTACAGCATAACTCAACATTGTGAAATTCATCCCAAATATTTATTCCCTCCTAAATATTTATTCCCTCCTAAAGCAAAGGGACAACAAAACATTAGAGATGGAAAAAAATTCCACCGGAGGAAGAACTTAAGAAGACATCAGATGACATTGCAAATGAGTAAAAAAAAAGGCTTGTCTATTAATACAAGCACCGGTTGTCCTAAAATAACCACAACAGATTGTTTGCCTGAATCATCAAAGTCTGTTAATGTGCGGTGTGCCTTTGGCAAAATAAACTAAACCATAAAATAAGCCTTTGGAAGGTCAAAAACTTAACAAAAGCTAACAAACTTCATTTAAAATTTACTCCTTTGAGGGTCAACATTAATCCAGTTGCAGTATTCTAACAATGTTATTGAACTTTTAGAATATCTCACCTTAACAAGGCCATCAATGTGTTATTGTGAATTGTGATCCATTCGGTTAACCACCCATACCCACCAAtccaacacacacacatatatcaaTTCCAGTGCATCGAATGGTTCTAACAGATCAAAAATTCTAACATTTAAACGCTTGGAAATAAACAAAATGATTTGAGAGAGTAAGATACGAGATAAGTGATAAGGAAAGTGCAGCATTGAAAGAATTTACAGCAAACGACTCTCACTCTAACACTGAgcataaatgaaaattttcacctTTAAAGAAAGACAGAGATGAGGATGGTGACACTACAGAATGATTTGGATCCGATGCAATTTGTGCCCTGTCAATCGCTGGGGATCCTGAATTGACCTTGAGGCCGAAAACATGTACAGTGCCCTTATCACTTGAAACTGCTAGCCACTGGGCACTAGAAGAGAAAGCCAAACTATAAATCTCTGCTCTATCTGCACCCCTTCGTACCTACATATGACATCCACTTAATTTCAACATCAGGGGTTTATGAAATCATAACAACATCTCAGCAGAGATCTTAATGAGAAATCAGATTATATAAAAGCAGACATATGTTAAGGCCCACGATTTATATGATTTAAAGGCACATATGTTAAGTCTGACAATTTGCTTCTAATTGAAAATAATCCTGGCTATATGATAAACAAAGGAAACTTATCATCCCTCCAAACAAGCTCCAATACAAATTTTTTGGCAAATCATGACTTGCTTTTATCAACCcctgcccccccccccccaacattATCACGAATCTCACCCCACCCTTTTTAACTGAACAGGAGCTTTGCTAATGTAAAACTGATCGGAATTGGAGTATAATTCACCAACCACTTAAATAACTCCTAGAAGAagttataaaataataatagatTACATACTATAATCCCAATTTAGAACTTCCAAAACCTTATCATCGTACAATTTTTACAAAGTGATACAAGGTAAACGGACTATCATCAAAACAAATACTCAAGGACGATAATTCAGCTACATACCTCTTGCAAAAGGGTCCCATCAGCGGTATTGAATATCCGAACAAGAGTCCCCTTGGTACTAGCTGTTGCTAGAAACTGCCCATCTTGGGAGAGTGCAAAACAGGCAATCCTGGAATCATGCGCCATAATGAACTTAGTTCGCTTAGATGCGTAATGCTCAACCCTCACCTGCCCTTTCTGCAATCCAGGACACACCAGCACCAAAGACCCGGCCACCTGTGACACCGAACATAGCCCCTTGGGATTCGCGATAGTCTCAATCTGATGCAAGAGCTTCAAATTCGAAAAATAGTAAACGAATATTTTCTGCTCCAAGACAACCACAATCCGGTCCCGCCGGAGCTTTACGGATCGAACGTCAGAACGAAACGACAATTCCCCAATACATCGACTCTGATGATCGTCCCAAATCATGACCTTATTCGGAGGATACTGAGGATCCGGACCACCACCAACAATCGCCAAAATATTACACCGGAAAAGCATCTCAACAGCTCCTATACCACCGCCGCGATCGAAATCGCGGCGAAAGATCTCTCGGAAGGGGTCGCAATTATAGATCCTAAAACCCCGGTCTGTGCCGGTAGCAAAGCACCCAAAATCTTGATTAAACGAGAGATGATAAAGAGAAAGCGGTGCCCCCGGGGAGACAGTCTCCGGCGGGGAGGAGACGGGTGAATTGAAATTGTGGTTAGGAATTAAGGAAGGAGCAGGGTCAGAAACCGGCTGATCCGCGTGTTCTTGAGGATCGAGACTCCACGACGAGATAGCATCAAGAGCATCAGATTGGGGCTCCAATTGCGCGTCATCCGGGTCGCGGGAAGCGAGAAAGTTAGGGTTGGAGTTGTTATCGGAATTAGGGTTTGGCCATGGAGGAGAAGAGAAGGCGGAGAGGGTCGCCATTGGAGGAGGATGTGGAAGGAAATTCGTAGAATTCTAGGCGGAGGTGAAGTAACGGAGAATTCaatcttcttcttgttgttatTCGTCTGAAGATAGATTTTGCTGTAGATCCTCTGTTTAATTACGCCTTTGTTGGGTAGTAAGTGTTTTAACTGAACTCAGAATTGT carries:
- the LOC119984174 gene encoding glutathione S-transferase PARB-like, with translation MADMKIHGSMISTATFRVLACLYEKEVHDFQFVNVDMAKGEHKKEPYLSLNPFGQLPAFEQGDLKLFESRAITKHLAHVYATKGNPLSCHGELLPMLMQWMEVEEQQFESPSSKLVFELCIKPMLGMPIDEAAVEGNTAKLAKVLDVYESRLGQSKYMACDWFTLVDMHHLPNIEYLMATKVKTLFDSRPRVSAWVKDIRARPAWAKVLAMKTNQA
- the LOC119984411 gene encoding autophagy-related protein 18a-like; the protein is MATLSAFSSPPWPNPNSDNNSNPNFLASRDPDDAQLEPQSDALDAISSWSLDPQEHADQPVSDPAPSLIPNHNFNSPVSSPPETVSPGAPLSLYHLSFNQDFGCFATGTDRGFRIYNCDPFREIFRRDFDRGGGIGAVEMLFRCNILAIVGGGPDPQYPPNKVMIWDDHQSRCIGELSFRSDVRSVKLRRDRIVVVLEQKIFVYYFSNLKLLHQIETIANPKGLCSVSQVAGSLVLVCPGLQKGQVRVEHYASKRTKFIMAHDSRIACFALSQDGQFLATASTKGTLVRIFNTADGTLLQEVRRGADRAEIYSLAFSSSAQWLAVSSDKGTVHVFGLKVNSGSPAIDRAQIASDPNHSVVSPSSSLSFFKGVLPKYFNSEWSVAQFRLLEGSQYMVAFGHQKNTVVILGMDGSFYRCQFDPVNGGEMTQLEYHNFLKPEAAF